The following DNA comes from Musa acuminata AAA Group cultivar baxijiao chromosome BXJ1-4, Cavendish_Baxijiao_AAA, whole genome shotgun sequence.
CACATTGGCGATTAACAACCATTACCACTATCTATAATCTTATTCATTTATCCACCTACCAATGCCACAATTCGGCCAACCATCTTCAAGGGCCAATAGGTTAAGCAACTATCTATCTATAACCCAAGACATCCCTTGTAATCAAGAATCCCCGATAAATtttaagaaaactactgtcgggACATCGTATGCTTGAAACCATACAGAGAAGGCTCCCACCCAGAGTCGGGCTCTTTCCGCTTCAATGCGATGCCCGAACTAGAAGGTTGTGCACTAGTCTTTGTTTGATCTTCTGTTCGACCTCTATGACCTTGCAGAAAGAATTGTTCAAACCGGCCACCTTCCTTTGATGTCATCCCACCATTTAAGTCAAAACCAGCTCGTGAAGAACCAAAACCAGCCATATTTGAGGGCACACTGGTGGCACCCAAAAGAAATGGTGGCCTCGCAGATGGTCCACCGAGTCCTCCTGCACCAGTAATATGTGGTAAGTGTGTAGCGCCTCTTGGGTCTACCATGTAAGAAAAGCTCCCAGGGGAATAATATGCTGCAGGAACTGTCATGGTAGGTGCACTTGGAAGTCCAGCATATCCATATGCAAGGTTTGGCATGTTTGTACAAGGCAATAGTGGTCTAGCAACCATAGTAGGCTCAATGTTCAGTCCATTCGGTAGAAATGAATGCTGCACTTGGTTGCCATTATCCTTCCTTTCAGCAGCAATTTTTGATCCCATGATTTTAATGACAGGATCACAAGGTGTTGGCCCTACACAATATTCAGAGGCTTTAGTAGATGATTTATCAAAGTTGTGAGAACCACCAATGTCAGGGAGTGATGGGTTGTCATTCAGATCAAAGTCTCTAAGGGATGGTTGTCTATAAGACGAAGAAGAAGCTGACGATAAGCTATGCTCTCCATGTTGAAAATGTAGCTTCCAAGATGAGAAGGGATTCATGGAGGCATCCTCATCACTGAGGCGATTAAGATCCAAATTCAGCTTCTTCTCTGTTCTGGAAATGACCTCCACACATGAATCTCCAGACGGAAGACTAGATGACGCAGGCACCTGTCTCCTAGATGCAGGTATATCAGCCACCTCATCAACCATTTCAGTCACATTCAAATCGATTTGTAGGAAATTGGATTTCTGCTTTGATCCAGAAGAAATCCTTTCATCCTCTAGTGTTCTTCGAGGAGATGCTGGTCGAAAAGCACTGGTAGCAGCGGAGCCCTTCCATCCCACTTCACCTCCAAAATGGAGAGGAGTAACTGACAACCCTGGAGCTCCTTTTGAAGAAGCAACAACAGCAATAGGAGCGGTCACATTGATAGGAATTTTCTGAATGGGCCTTATCGAGCACTCAGGTTTGTCGCTGCAAATATCAGCGTTCAAATCAAAGGTACATCTAATCATAATGGACTTATCAACTAATTCTTGTCGCTTGGTTGATTCTATATCTTGTTCAGAAATTTCTGGATCAGAACTCATGTTCTGTGTGATCTCTGACTCTTTTTCAGGAGATGAGGTACCAGAATGATCTTTTCCAGCTGATGAACTATCAGCATCAACTTCCTCAGTCACTGCTCGATCGTGTTTTTCTTCTTCAGATTCAGGGCTATGAGAACCAGTTGTTTCTCCAGAATTGAACTCAGGAGAGCTACAAAAGGGCTCTCTATAATCAACCAcctctctttccactgctatagcAACTTGCCTTGCAACCTCTAACGCATCATCCAAGCATTCAAGTCCCAACTCTGACTTTTGACTGATCTCTTTGTTAGCCTTAATTCCAACAACTTTAAAGAAATCAGTGGAGGTTTCAAAATGACCTTTACGGCTCTTAAATTTGGTAACATGATCAATGTCTTTAACGATGCCAGTCAAGGCTTCCTCCCTCTGACAAGGTAACTGAGGATCACCTATATTGTTGATAATGCTTGCGGTGCAAGAAAGATCTTGAAAACCACTAGTTAGATTTACAGCTGGGTTGGAGTCCTTGGCTGTTATCAAACTCTTTTCCCTCCCATGGTCAAAATCCCCAGCCTTCGGCTGATGTTCCATTGTTTTTGATGCAAAAGAAGCATCATTGTCAGAATCCATCTTGCATGCAATCATAGGCTCTGTAGCAGCCATCAATGGTGTCAAAGAAGCAGAGAAAGCAAGAGAAGAAGAATTACTGTAAGTTTCTCTCTGGTTGGATTTGCATGACTTACCTTCCCTCATATCCAACTCCATCCCTTTCACAACCTCAGGGACATCTTTCAACACTGCTACATCATGTTGATCATCTGTATCTCCCTTCTGATCAGACTGTGAACAAGTGTTAGCAGAGGGGTTTCCTACAGCAACAGCAACAGAAACAGAAGACTCTACTGTAATAGACAAATTTTCTGGACAGGAATTTGAGATGATGGATGACCCTGATGAGTTCACACCTGCTACCTCTGCATTTGAATTGATGGGATTCGATGACATGGAAAGAACTTGATTTGGTGTTGTTAGCCTCTCATTTTCAGTAGAATTGAGAGAAGAAATGTCCAAGCATGGAGGAACATCAACAACTGAATTAACTAAGTTCGAACAATTTTCATTTGTCTTCACATCCTCACAAGTTCGGGGATGATTACTTTCACTGGCCCTGCATTGATCTTGATCATGACAACTCATATCATTGTTCCTTACGAGCTCCCATTTAGCATACAGAATTCTAGCCTTCTCTTTAATTGGAATACTTTTGTGATCAAGAAGGAGCTCAATAGTAATTCCAATCCCAGAGGTACTTTTCCTTTTATGATCAATAGGAAGCCTCTCAAATGATGTCAGTAACGAACAGATCAGTTCTTCCACAACTATGCCATTGACATCCACACTGAGGTTTAGTGCTTCTTGAAGCCATTGATTAAGCAACGAAAGTCCATTTAACTCGAGAAATTGATTAAGACATTCCTTATGGTCAGTGGCTGCTAAAACACCTGCAACTGTAGACCATTGTCTAACTGCATCACCCAAGTTACTTGTAGTACAATCATTCAACTTTTGAATCATGGAAAGCAGCTCTTCGACCCTCGCAAGACTCGAGAGCCCATCTCTCATCTCAGTTAGAGTAAAGAAATCTTCAAGTGTCATTCTGGCTCACAAGAGAAAACAAGCATATAAAAGCTTCAATAATCAACTCATTGCAGCATGCTGCTACTTGAATCATCTAACCATAATTAGGATGAGCATGAGCATGTGACATTACACTTTTCTGCAATATACAGCATAGTTTAATCAGAAGATTAGTCAGCGAAatataatgattaaaaaaattttgaaGTGTTTTTTCAAAGAAAAAATGTAGTATATGATGTCAGAGGTGACAAATGGTATAACATCTGATTCAAATCCAAACCAATGCCCATGACTCTGAAGTCAAACAAACATAAAGAAAGAAAGCAATAACTGCACCAACAGTAAAGCCACATCCTAAAGTCATCCATCAGTTTGATTACTCATGCCTCTCATTGATCTCCAGAAAAACAGATCAATTTGCTAGTGGTTACCAATCTTGATTAGGCCTAAACTGCACCAACAATAAAGTCACTTCTTAATATTATCCACCAAATGTATGTCACTCATGCCTGTCATTAATCTCCTAAATAAATCGATCCTGAATGGGGTGACCAATCCAGACTGGAGTCTCACTTCAGTCCTAAAACACCCTATTTCGAGTCAGATCATTGGAACCAGCTGATTTTCAACAGTGTTGTACCGACATATATATACTGATATATATGCCCAAAGGACTGCCACAACATTGACAGTGGAAATCAAAGTCCTGGTTCCTTATAACAACTATAGCTTACTAAGTTCCAACTTCAGATGTAGAACTCGATGATACAGttagatgatcatagaaaaattatactctaatttcaCCATATATCAATGGAAactatgttacaaaaacttgtgctAAGATTGGTCCAAGACTGAGTCATCTGGAACAGCTTTGTATCTGGTATCTACAACCCAGGATCTAAAAAGGTCCCAGCCAAGGATGGCCATTTTAATTGTGCCACCCAATATCAAGTAGTTTATATAATGTTACGTCTCTGTCTCAGAATATGATCCAATCTGTCTGTGCATAACAGATTACAATTAACATAACCCTGCAAAACAATATATAATCAACTAACAAGTCACAGTATCATGTGTTCTGAACTGATTCCACTTTTTTTAAACACTGATAAAATCTAGTTAGTAGTCAGTAAAAAGATGGTATCATCGAGATCAAAAAAGTTCTCAAAGTTATATACTAGAAAATACAGAAAAAAGGTCCCAGCCAAGGATGGCCATTTTAATTGTGCCACCCAATATCAAGTAGTTTATATAATGTTACGTCTCTGTCTCAGAATATGATCCAATCTGTCTGTGCATAACAGATTACAATTAACATAACCCTGCAAAACAATATATAATCAACTAACAAGTCACAGTATCATGTGTTCTGAACTGATTCCACTTTTTTTAAACACTGATAAAATCTAGTTAGTAGTCAGTAAAAAGATGGTATCATTGAGATCAAAAAAGTTCTCAAAGTTATATACTAGAAAATACAGAAAAAAGTTAAAATAAAAGAACAATTTATGCATTTTGTTTTAAACTAGCAAAAATACTAGATACTTC
Coding sequences within:
- the LOC103983218 gene encoding uncharacterized protein LOC103983218 isoform X1, whose translation is MTLEDFFTLTEMRDGLSSLARVEELLSMIQKLNDCTTSNLGDAVRQWSTVAGVLAATDHKECLNQFLELNGLSLLNQWLQEALNLSVDVNGIVVEELICSLLTSFERLPIDHKRKSTSGIGITIELLLDHKSIPIKEKARILYAKWELVRNNDMSCHDQDQCRASESNHPRTCEDVKTNENCSNLVNSVVDVPPCLDISSLNSTENERLTTPNQVLSMSSNPINSNAEVAGVNSSGSSIISNSCPENLSITVESSVSVAVAVGNPSANTCSQSDQKGDTDDQHDVAVLKDVPEVVKGMELDMREGKSCKSNQRETYSNSSSLAFSASLTPLMAATEPMIACKMDSDNDASFASKTMEHQPKAGDFDHGREKSLITAKDSNPAVNLTSGFQDLSCTASIINNIGDPQLPCQREEALTGIVKDIDHVTKFKSRKGHFETSTDFFKVVGIKANKEISQKSELGLECLDDALEVARQVAIAVEREVVDYREPFCSSPEFNSGETTGSHSPESEEEKHDRAVTEEVDADSSSAGKDHSGTSSPEKESEITQNMSSDPEISEQDIESTKRQELVDKSIMIRCTFDLNADICSDKPECSIRPIQKIPINVTAPIAVVASSKGAPGLSVTPLHFGGEVGWKGSAATSAFRPASPRRTLEDERISSGSKQKSNFLQIDLNVTEMVDEVADIPASRRQVPASSSLPSGDSCVEVISRTEKKLNLDLNRLSDEDASMNPFSSWKLHFQHGEHSLSSASSSSYRQPSLRDFDLNDNPSLPDIGGSHNFDKSSTKASEYCVGPTPCDPVIKIMGSKIAAERKDNGNQVQHSFLPNGLNIEPTMVARPLLPCTNMPNLAYGYAGLPSAPTMTVPAAYYSPGSFSYMVDPRGATHLPHITGAGGLGGPSARPPFLLGATSVPSNMAGFGSSRAGFDLNGGMTSKEGGRFEQFFLQGHRGRTEDQTKTSAQPSSSGIALKRKEPDSGWEPSLYGFKHTMSRQ
- the LOC103983218 gene encoding uncharacterized protein LOC103983218 isoform X2, coding for MTLEDFFTLTEMRDGLSSLARVEELLSMIQKLNDCTTSNLGDAVRQWSTVAGVLAATDHKECLNQFLELNGLSLLNQWLQEALNLSVDVNGIVVEELICSLLTSFERLPIDHKRKSTSGIGITIELLLDHKSIPIKEKARILYAKWELVRNNDMSCHDQDQCRASESNHPRTCEDVKTNENCSNLVNSVVDVPPCLDISSLNSTENERLTTPNQVLSMSSNPINSNAEVAGVNSSGSSIISNSCPENLSITVESSVSVAVAVGNPSANTCSQSDQKGDTDDQHDVAVLKDVPEVVKGMELDMREEPMIACKMDSDNDASFASKTMEHQPKAGDFDHGREKSLITAKDSNPAVNLTSGFQDLSCTASIINNIGDPQLPCQREEALTGIVKDIDHVTKFKSRKGHFETSTDFFKVVGIKANKEISQKSELGLECLDDALEVARQVAIAVEREVVDYREPFCSSPEFNSGETTGSHSPESEEEKHDRAVTEEVDADSSSAGKDHSGTSSPEKESEITQNMSSDPEISEQDIESTKRQELVDKSIMIRCTFDLNADICSDKPECSIRPIQKIPINVTAPIAVVASSKGAPGLSVTPLHFGGEVGWKGSAATSAFRPASPRRTLEDERISSGSKQKSNFLQIDLNVTEMVDEVADIPASRRQVPASSSLPSGDSCVEVISRTEKKLNLDLNRLSDEDASMNPFSSWKLHFQHGEHSLSSASSSSYRQPSLRDFDLNDNPSLPDIGGSHNFDKSSTKASEYCVGPTPCDPVIKIMGSKIAAERKDNGNQVQHSFLPNGLNIEPTMVARPLLPCTNMPNLAYGYAGLPSAPTMTVPAAYYSPGSFSYMVDPRGATHLPHITGAGGLGGPSARPPFLLGATSVPSNMAGFGSSRAGFDLNGGMTSKEGGRFEQFFLQGHRGRTEDQTKTSAQPSSSGIALKRKEPDSGWEPSLYGFKHTMSRQ